Within the Eucalyptus grandis isolate ANBG69807.140 chromosome 1, ASM1654582v1, whole genome shotgun sequence genome, the region CTCCTCTGCCTCCATCCCCATAAGCTGCAAAACTCAAATCCAAGCACCAGCAAGTCAAAAACAAGAAGGATGGAATTAAGAGGGAGCCATTAATGAGATGAAACTAAGGGAAATGAACTGCGGAAAATCGATTATAATTGATTCTTACATCTGAGAGATCAGTTGCTTCTATGACTAGGTTGCCGTCGGCCTCAGGTTTTCCTCCACCCAGGACGACTAAGACAAGTTCAAGAAACAAAGTACGGTGAGCACTTTTTGTTGTGGTGGTCATGAGAAtaggagaggaaaagaagataaGAAGATGGTACAGGACAGTAGGCTTTTTACCTTGTGTATTAGTAGTCGATAAGGGGCGAGCGAacgaggaggagaagagaagaaaagcgAAGAGAAGCAAAGCGAGTCCACCACTGGCCTTCATCTTCCCCTTCACAGTCGTCTTCAAGCTCTCGAGCGGGTCTTGAACAGCTTGGAAACTTCGTGTTGCCgggagcagagagagagagagagagagagatagagagcgACTATGAGGTTGGAGGAAGTGAAGCTATTTGGTCGTataaataacatgaaaattcaggctgtccCTTTGTCTGTCCTAGTCCCACCACTTTCCTTTTTacctttgctttcctttttctttagcttttttcttttgatttagaGATTACAATTTGAAAGAGACATGCCTCAATTACCACTAGGACGAAAATTACATAGCCGGGTTGCTCGTGGATAATTACTTGATGAACTTAGTAGGCgcgtttaaataaaattaaagagtCACATATGTCGATACAACTGAAATGTTACCAGATCTGATAATTcagatataatttaattaattttttttctcataagtGTTATTTCATATGTTATGGATCTATAACGAATTTATGGTGGAGGTTGTGCTGGAGTTGCAGAAGAGACgaaattcaagaaatttttttgattttttaaaggaATCGTCACGTCTCATTCTATCTTGGGTCTAATCTAAATCTAgacctaaatttttaattttttatctcttGTGGGCAACTACTAAagttagaaaaaggaaaaacaaaaaacggaGAAAAGGAGGGATGCATGCGAGTGCGCTTACATGCGTCAACAAGTCAACCCTAGAGACCGTCAATGGCCGACAGCTGTTTTGCATACTCCCGCATAAATTCTCGCATGTTTTGCACGGTTTCTATTGCCTTTCAGTTTCTGTTTTCCTCAATTCTAgcttttgtttcaaatttttcttctgtttaGGCGATTTACCAACTTTGATTTCAAAATCCTTGCCAGAAGACCTTAATTGGTGCACAAGGTCTAACAACACATGAGTAGAAAACTCACTGATTATTCTTTTCAGACATGGTCAAAAGATTAACGAGGTTGGTGGGTCTTTaaatgcctctctctctctctcttcttcttcttcttcttttttttttttttttttttttttaagtatgggcaaaatttgtcaatgattttttttttttggtctaaatttttttgtcaatgatTATTTACTAATTAATATAGTAGTGTATCTTGCGCTTAGAAATATGGTGGAAATCAATATCTGTTAATAGAAACTACATTTTCATTACACTCTAATCGGCCCTTGAACTTCATCAATTCATGggagaaaattgaaattgcgcTTAGTGGTTGAGCTTAGTGAAAAGAACAGCAAAAATTAATTGAGCATAATGATAGGATTCATCCATATATTGATACGTATACCTATTCTAATTTCAATGATATTTCTCGTACGCATGTATGTAAAAAGATTCATCATTCTTGCCACGCAATACGTCTAAATAATggtttttattctctctctatctcttttctAAAAATGCTAGTTGAAGTGGGAAGCTAGCTAACTTTTTTGGTCATGTTCGCTTCTTTCTTCTGAGGATATTAGTGTGAAACCATAAGTCTCACGCACGATGCGACCAGACGTAATATATGTCCGCTCAAACCCTGATTCGCGATCGACTAAAGGTTTTACTTCATATCTACGTCATCTTGACATGGCAACCCCTCTTGCGAAAGTTATTGCCGTAAGACCTAAATTTTTTGCTTCCCAGGACGCTAAAAGAGTTCGTTCGTTGCTCGATACTTTGGAGCAAAAGAAGCTGTTGGGGCCATCTTGCTTCTGAATTTGGAAGAACCTTTTAGAGACATTGCGATGCTTCTACGCATGTTCAAGCTGCCCAACAGAACCGAATGACGaatctttttttgggtcggtaaCCAAATGACAATTCTCACGCTATAACCTGTCTTTTTATTCCAGATTGCGAAAGAGCATTCTCGAGAATGATacttgtggagagagagagagagagctaatgATGGCTTTATCGGTACATGCCCTCTATTATGAAGTTTCAAATGAGTGGTCATTCTCCTTATAAACCAACTCCTCATCTTTTATTATTGGTGGTCGCATCGAGGGCTACTACGTTGCATGAATGCATTTATCACGTTTAGACGAACTGGCTTTGGGATAACTTGGGATATCTAAATCTTCGGCTGGACTAACGGATGTAGAAAATTTTTGTATCTCAGTGAATTGGTTTCCGTCCAAAAGAAGGAACGCTTAGCCCGTAAAGTGGCGGTCATTATAACTTGAATGTAAATTGAGCCGAACTTTGATGATTGTGTAACTTGGAACCTGTAAAATCTCTATTGTAAATTTTCTTTAGGTCCCCTAAAATAGTgtgaaaattagggtttatgTTGCGTGTTTGATTATTCATCTCTTCTTGATACGGATATCTTATGGCATGCCAGggactaattttatttttctggtaATTTATGGCATAAGCATGGATGGAGACTCATGAAGTACCTTACGAATCTCATGAACTAGTTTAATGCAATTCTTCGGCTTGCGCTAGTGGTCCTACTGCGACGCAGTTAGTGAAGTTTCAGCCGATGACTTCCGGTTTTTTAATTGCAAATCCCCCTAACACCCCAGCCCTACGAGTTATCCTTGTTCTGGTTTTCACATATTAAACCGTTAATATTATCACCAAAGGTCAGAcctgtataataagtttatgaagTAGTCGACAGgtcattttcaattattaaattgGGCGACCGGCTGATTGATTTGCTTGGGTTCTAGTGTGAGTATGTGTTCATGTTCATACACCCGAGGAGCGAAATATAATGGGGTTTCGCTTTCCTTGACTATGCCGGATCAAGACAGCCACGTACCGCAAAATTTCTGGACTTCACGTGACAAAACGACCGACGGAATCTGAAATGGAGGTTTCCATTCGTCTGCTTTCAGGATCCATGTGTCACGTTAAAATATAAACGTGAAGCTCCGGGCAAAGGCATCGAGTTTGGACTTATCCGGCAATTGAGAGAGTTCACAGAAACGTAGCGACAGAAGGGAACCAAAGACAAACTTGACAAACAGAGACAGTTAGTAATGCGGTCCATAGATTCACACTAAAGTAGATTGAACCCTTGGCAGTTGTTGACACAATGTTTACAATTACAGATGCAGTTAATCCAAGAGAAGTTCAAAAGCAAAACGCCGAGTGTATTCCTTCTCTCGTGATCGGTGGCTTTGTTGTATCTTAGAAGTGACTTTGCCCTAATGCAAATGCTACATAGTGGGGCCAGATATCACCTTGATTGATGGCACGTTTCAAAATTATTGATCTTCATGTAAgacataaaaatcaaatgcgAAAGCTAGAATCGATTATAGACAAACCTCCGGCCATTGTTCGTATTCATGTTCGTtggaaaatcctaaaaattcaaTGCAATATCGGGCAACACGCTACTAACACAATTCCCTCACATatactgatggtgtattctaaAAGGGAGGGTTTGTGTTAGACCTTGTAATTGTCCCATTAGAAATGAACGATCGTTCCTTTATATACGTCTCTCATCAAGACGGTTACCAAATAAGTGGTCATCACGAAAATGTATGAAATGTGGAAAAAATGAATGTCGAATAATCAccattttaaagagaaaatgtgggtcaagaaatgtgggatcacaaaaataaataacactTCATTCACCCCGTATTTAACTTGTGATTACTCAACGGCGATTGAATACTTTTAGGATACTTTTTACGGGCCAAATAAACGGGTTCTAGCCACTACATCGTGGTCGTTGATGCCCATCTTTTTACAAAAGGGGGTAAATTCAAGATGTTAATTTCCTTGGACATAAACACTATTGGCTACTTCATCACGCATGACCAATGCTTGATGTGTGTAGTACGTGCACGAAATTTCACAGCAATCGAACGCCTCGAAACCCTAAAAagaacacacacacactctGATTGTGCAAGCCGACATGAATAAACTAATGTACGAAAAGAATGCCACCACCATGAAAAGAAGAACGACTTTCGTCCCGACGTCTTTGTCGCGGCTGACTAGGTCTCCCCTAGTCTCCCCCATCATTCACATTTCTTAAGTCATCCGATGGGGTCGCCAAAAGGGTGGAAAAAGAATAATCAAAACCACGGCCGGACCCGCACGTAAATTGATGTTTTCTGGGGGTCGTCAATTATTCACACTCCGCTGTCGTCTAACGCTCCATTGAACCCCACCAGCACGAAAAACATGTTTGATGTGAGACCAACGACCGGCGGACATTGATCTATACCTTATTCATCACGAAAGCAGTGACGCTAGTATTAATAATTTAACTGGCCTGGAGTGCGACAAGTGCATTTCATGTCATGAGCGATGAGATGTTTCGGTCCACACATCGTCATTTGGAGATCTTCTCCTAACTTTGATGCAATAATGGAGTAATTTCCTctagaaataaatcaaatttgagAAGGTTCTttttgggatgttgtgaagaGTCTAGGGGCTAAATCTTTTCGGGACTCGCGCACCAAGATTCGCAAGTGCTCTTCCTGGATACGTAATGGAGATGAGTGTAAatattctgaaatttttctaatgGCATGTCGTTATCACCATCGTGCGAATGCATGAATCTGCGTCGGCTTATCTTTGTATAGCAGACAAGACACACTTTGACCCGCACATAGGTAATTGCGAATTTGCGGGTGTTCTCTCCCCATCGGAGGGGGACGAATACATCAATGATGAATGAAAAGGTGACATTGAGATAATCTTGCGCAATTTTCGCAAGTTGTCGCAGCACTTTTGGGTCATTTATATCTAGGTCACTGAAGCGTGATTTGATTCTGGATAACTTAATTTATTTAGCAATAACTTGTTTTAGCTAATTAGTATTAGTATCCGTCTATCATCATACAGGCAAACGAATGAAGCTCTGGTGCCACATCACAAAATAGTTGAAAAGAAGgagaaacttaaaaaataaaaacaggaggaaaaagaaaggagccCTTGATGGAGGCAGAGGCCTTTAGCTTTGGCGGTGCAACCCAGATTACGGTTCAATCTGTTTCTTGATTCCATTTCTCCAAAGAAAGTGGAAAGCATGCTACTTATAAGGATGGAAGCTAGATTGACTTGAGACACTGGTCATATACCATATATAAAGTTATAAACCCAACATCATGGAGTATATTCCAAACTCAATTCAAACACCAATAGAGTTTCTCGATTGAAAATTCCAAATCCAACTCAATCAAATATAAGGGATCTCGGATATATATGATCTGGACTCGATCGCATCATATATTTTCTATAAAACCATCTTGTCTTTGTAGAAATTCCATATGTACAGATATTTAAACCATCATATCACCAACATTTGCCAGCCTAGTCCAACCTTGGAGGAGCTGTTGTCTTTGCCAAGTGAAGTAAGAGAGACTAGAGTGAGAGGATGAagacgaaggagaagaaggaaaatactATTTAGTGTTGAGGAAAAACTAAACGTgcttaaaagatgaaaatatgtTAAGGGTTTGACTAAAATTTACTAACGAGTAATATTTTTCATAGTTTTAGAACTTAAGCacgatatttttgaaattagttTGCCGGGTTTGAGTTTCATCATATCAACTGAACATGTCTTTGACCCATACCGAACCCTATCTAGTGTTCCTTACATACATGGGACCCCAAATCCTTTCCACACCTCGAAATTCGATAATGACTCATTAGAGTGCGAGCTAGCAGGGGACCTCATCAATCTGGACCTGTTTTACCGTCCCTAGTACGTAATACATTAGCACCACGTGGCAAACACAATCCGAGTTAGGTGTTGACTTTTCGAAGGACAAGATCAAGACGTGAGAATCATTGCGCTTGGCTTAATTAGGACTGGGGATGAAGTCTCTTCCTCAAATCTAAACGTTTCTCCGATTGCTAATACACGTTTCGATGAGCTCTTGATTACATGCGCTTAGCTGCACAAGTGATTTTGTATCCACGCGTGATGATATGCCCATGCACGCCGGACCCCCGCATCCTTCTTGTTCTCACCCAGAATTGTCTTCCTGGTTTTCGAGAGAGTGCGCCgaaaaattaaacttaaaacAGTAGATAGAGCTGCTTTATGGAATGCGCATGATGGGACACAGCAAATCAGAACGATTGCAATGCGTGTCGGAAAAATCGAGTATATTTTAATTCTACGATGGATGTAGTTGGTCAGATACGGACGATTGCCAACTCAACGATTAAAGGTCGCTTGttcaaatctcaaattatatGCACACTCTCTTGAATTTAGATCATATGCTCAAAAGTCAGATTATGAAGATAATCTATTTATGAGACCTGTGAGGTCTCTAGATAGATAAGTCTTTGCACTAATGCCTTgaattattaaatgatttgaGTGTTCTTCTCCTGGTTTTACTGAGTCTATGGTTCTTTTATAGATGTAATCGACTCTTTGAGTATAAGGAGAGGGAGGCTTGTCACCATGTTTTGCGCCTCTCTTCTGAAGCCCAAtgttcttaaaatttattataatgtatcatattaaaatatttaaatattaaattatgcttGCATTTAACAGCTTacatttttagaatagttgataGTTGTTCCATAAAATCTCACATAATATTAACGTATGAAGTCTTGAGTTCAATTATTTCTAGGCTTTTATTTGCCTTCTCCATTATATATATTTCCACACTTTAATTTTAAGTCAAAGTCTAGTTTACATGTGAGgggagtgttaaaatatttaaatatagaCCATACcttcatttaataaaatttttagaacaattgataAAAGTCTCACAAAATCACACATATTAAATGTGTCCACTTTGGCTTAATAATcacaaaattacaaattactTCAAATTTACCATTGAATGCACTCTATGCATCCCCTTGGATTTTGTAGTGAATCTCGAGCACAGAGTATGCGAACTTGAACTCACAGGGCAATGAACCCCTTATTGCACCAGTTTGCCGACCTGAGCTAGGCAAGTGGTTACCGTCTCTAGTCCAAATTTGGTTGACGATGTGCGTGAGAGATTCACGATGGCCATTGTTAGAGATaataatgatatttttcttaatttttcatatctttGGATTGTGCGTAACGCATAGCTATGATTGATTCCGTTAGATAATCATCTGATAAAGCCTATGTTCATGTACTCATCATTATAAAACACACAAAAATCAAGTGGTAACAGGTTAATATAGGCTCTGTTATCCTGATACCCAAAAGCAAGGTGACTAGAAAAATCAAGTGGAGTATGAAATAATCGATTTGATTTGGAGCCATTCGCTTCACTTGTAGGTGTACGAGTTCATTATTGCGTAAGCCCCACAGGCATGCGTGTGTGATTGGTATGAAATCTCTTCACATGCGATAACAAATACTCAACGGACAAGCAACCGAGAGTTTTGCACAAAACATAACTTCAGTTGCTCATCTAGGAACGACGGTGTAATTTCTTCATCATTGAGCTACTACACTCTGCGATAGGTTCAAAGAAGTAGTTTATTAAGAGAATTTGCAGAACTTATGGTGTTGAcactaaaaatttgatttgatcatTGATATGCACGTGTTTGGCATGAGGGTGAGAAATATATAGCATATAGGTAAAGATGTGGTAGTCACATGCATAACGTATAGGTGTCATCTTATATGTATTAAGCCATCAATAAGTATAGGAGTTAACACGAGATGATCGATGACAATATTCTTTTATATCACGTGCTCAGTTATCGAAATATGATGACGGACGGTTGGTGACTGCCTATGTGAGCATTGGCGGCAATTGGAAGTAGTACAAATACTGCTCAAATCACTAAGACGGTTAGCATCAAGAATCCAGGTTGTGGAGGGAGCACTTGCCATTCAAGGACCCAATCATGGAACGGTTGTCAATAACCGCAACATCGACACGCAATGAAGATAGTTACACGAAGCATGGGCAAAGGAAGtttgcaagaataaaggagTATGGATGAGGCCAATGGAAGTTACTTGGAGAAATACAACCACCGAGCATAATCAAAGACTAGTTACTCCACCTTCACTATAAATACCAAGACTACTTAACAAGAGACCCTTCCCGCACAAATCAAGAAAatgttatctttcaattatctttactttttttgCACTATACTTTAATTTCCTTAGCTATAGTTTTTGGATTCGCGCTGTCGAATAGATTCTAGTGTGCATCTTTATCCCAATACCTCGATGTTATAACTTTTGAGtcttgttgattaaatttcgaCTTGATTTGGGATTATACAGTGTTGTTTGATtaaagaaatccgatttcttaTTGAATGAGATATTTTTTATTCAGAATTGGAGAAAATTCAGgtctcctttaaaaaaaattgaaagacttTTGGTGAAAAATGTTACGTTGCGGGA harbors:
- the LOC104438407 gene encoding putative phytosulfokines 6 encodes the protein MKASGGLALLLFAFLLFSSSFARPLSTTNTQVVLGGGKPEADGNLVIEATDLSDLMGMEAEEESCGDQDEECLKRRMIAEAHLDYIYTQKHKP